A window of the Candidatus Epulonipiscium sp. genome harbors these coding sequences:
- a CDS encoding glutamate--cysteine ligase, with translation MNWNFYNILRLFDYDDKTNLLLDGKWGLERETHRILTTGDIALTNHPSALGDKLKNPHITTDFGESQLEFITSPHYLIEEAYGELSEIHKKAEDVLENEILWSMSMPPRLPREEEIPISKFSNSIEGKTKEVYRKGLALRYGKKMQMISGIHYNFSFGKEFIQYLFENFGGNTDKRVFADKIYFAMARNFLKYRWILIYLFGASPNFDESYAPLSEGDFNYATSIRVSSLGYANSTKNKYKVTYNNLEGYIKDVKRLLATKSNFFSELGIYNLGEQVQLNDNILQSEGELYSYVRFKQVLQKGETHMEALSKKGVDYIEIRILDINPFEKVGISIGQLYFMQVFMLYCLFESPEEITDEILDLTDKNHEMAALYGKDCNLLMKDYNNQEITLQDWSKNIFRKLRYIAEAMDKKAKYKKYVDTINKEYEKIINPSKILSYKISDEMNKYGENFLEFGLRRAKLNTGIKKNK, from the coding sequence ATGAATTGGAATTTTTATAATATATTGAGATTATTTGATTATGATGATAAAACGAATTTGCTATTAGATGGAAAGTGGGGACTAGAAAGAGAAACCCATAGAATTCTCACCACTGGAGATATAGCCCTAACCAATCACCCAAGTGCTTTAGGAGATAAGTTAAAAAATCCTCATATAACGACGGATTTTGGGGAAAGTCAGTTGGAGTTTATTACATCCCCCCATTATCTTATAGAAGAGGCCTATGGGGAGTTAAGTGAGATTCACAAGAAAGCAGAAGATGTTCTTGAAAATGAAATCCTATGGTCTATGAGTATGCCCCCAAGACTTCCTAGGGAAGAGGAGATACCTATCTCAAAGTTTAGCAATTCAATAGAAGGGAAAACAAAAGAAGTTTATAGAAAAGGCCTAGCTTTAAGATATGGGAAAAAGATGCAAATGATATCGGGTATCCATTATAATTTTTCTTTTGGGAAGGAATTCATACAATATTTATTTGAAAACTTTGGGGGTAATACTGATAAAAGAGTATTTGCTGACAAGATATATTTTGCTATGGCGAGAAATTTTCTAAAGTATAGGTGGATTTTAATCTATCTTTTTGGGGCATCCCCTAATTTTGATGAAAGTTATGCTCCTTTAAGTGAAGGGGATTTTAATTATGCTACTTCCATAAGGGTTAGTTCCCTTGGGTATGCTAATAGCACAAAGAATAAATACAAAGTTACATATAACAACTTGGAAGGATATATAAAAGATGTGAAAAGACTATTGGCAACAAAAAGCAATTTCTTTTCAGAATTAGGAATTTACAACCTAGGGGAACAGGTACAGTTAAATGATAACATACTCCAATCAGAAGGGGAGTTATACTCCTATGTACGATTTAAACAGGTTTTACAAAAGGGCGAAACCCATATGGAAGCCCTTAGTAAGAAGGGGGTAGATTATATAGAAATTAGAATTTTAGATATCAACCCCTTTGAAAAAGTAGGAATTTCCATAGGACAATTATATTTTATGCAGGTGTTTATGCTTTATTGTTTATTTGAAAGCCCAGAGGAAATAACTGATGAAATATTAGACTTAACCGATAAAAATCATGAGATGGCTGCACTTTATGGTAAGGACTGCAATCTGCTCATGAAGGATTATAATAATCAAGAGATCACATTACAGGATTGGAGTAAGAATATATTTAGGAAACTTAGATATATTGCAGAGGCCATGGATAAGAAGGCTAAATATAAAAAATATGTAGATACAATAAATAAGGAATACGAAAAAATCATAAATCCGTCAAAAATTCTATCTTATAAAATTAGTGATGAAATGAATAAATACGGTGAAAACTTCCTTGAATTTGGTTTAAGAAGAGCCAAACTAAATACAGGGATTAAAAAGAATAAATAG
- a CDS encoding SHOCT domain-containing protein translates to MGFYNCGFNNMRGLRYMHGHRSFGMPLMILLCIAIVAAVIYFLMRNRSSVSTINNVAVSSPKKEALDILLKRYAGGEISEEEFETKRKRIYQEL, encoded by the coding sequence ATGGGATTTTATAATTGTGGATTCAACAATATGCGTGGACTAAGGTATATGCATGGTCACCGTTCTTTCGGGATGCCTCTTATGATTTTATTATGCATTGCTATAGTTGCAGCAGTTATATATTTTTTAATGCGAAATCGTTCTTCGGTTTCTACTATTAATAATGTTGCGGTTTCTTCCCCTAAAAAGGAAGCATTAGATATTTTATTAAAGCGTTATGCTGGTGGTGAAATTTCCGAGGAAGAATTCGAAACAAAAAGAAAAAGAATATATCAGGAACTTTAG
- a CDS encoding permease — MPDKADVSVKNSMYYVYEMLQIMPVIFILTAIIEAWVPKEVIMNGFGEKAGIKGSFFSFLLGSFSAGPIYAAFPISKMLLKKGASIGNIVIILSSWAVIKIPMLANEAKFLGPKFMGIRWVLTVISIIIMACIVSLFVKKEDIPDEEEVDISKITEVRIDEDYCIGCGLCKKLSPEHFEMVDKKARWKKVKVDDMEIKKLRPVIEKCPSKAIGFK, encoded by the coding sequence ATGCCTGATAAGGCTGATGTATCGGTAAAAAACAGTATGTATTATGTATATGAAATGCTACAAATCATGCCTGTTATTTTCATATTAACAGCTATTATAGAGGCATGGGTACCTAAAGAAGTTATTATGAATGGTTTTGGTGAAAAAGCAGGAATTAAGGGAAGTTTCTTTTCTTTTCTGCTGGGAAGTTTTTCGGCAGGTCCTATTTATGCGGCATTTCCTATAAGCAAGATGCTTCTTAAAAAAGGAGCAAGTATTGGCAATATAGTTATTATACTTAGTTCCTGGGCGGTTATAAAAATACCGATGCTTGCCAATGAGGCAAAGTTTCTAGGGCCTAAGTTTATGGGAATCCGATGGGTGTTAACTGTAATATCCATAATCATAATGGCTTGTATTGTAAGCTTATTCGTTAAAAAAGAAGATATCCCAGATGAAGAAGAAGTAGATATAAGTAAAATAACCGAGGTTAGAATTGATGAGGATTATTGTATTGGCTGTGGCTTATGTAAAAAGTTATCCCCAGAGCATTTTGAAATGGTAGATAAGAAGGCAAGATGGAAGAAAGTCAAAGTTGATGATATGGAAATAAAAAAACTAAGACCGGTTATTGAAAAGTGCCCATCTAAGGCTATAGGTTTTAAATAA
- a CDS encoding permease → MDIFTKILWVIAIIAFITSLIKNKKKTIDAMKMSSGMMKNMAGQIIGILFLIGLVLTFIPPETISSMLGGGNVLFSTVIAALVGSITLIPAFVAFPLVGSFVNVGASIVPAVAFLTTLTMVGIVTFPLESKEFGVKFTLARNILSFVFAMGIALVMGVIM, encoded by the coding sequence GTGGATATATTTACAAAGATTTTATGGGTAATAGCAATAATAGCATTTATAACTTCTTTAATAAAAAACAAGAAAAAGACCATAGATGCTATGAAAATGTCTAGTGGTATGATGAAAAATATGGCTGGGCAGATTATTGGCATATTGTTTTTAATAGGATTGGTACTAACTTTTATTCCACCAGAAACCATAAGCAGTATGCTCGGTGGTGGAAATGTTTTATTTTCAACAGTTATTGCAGCATTAGTGGGTAGCATAACTTTAATACCTGCTTTTGTGGCATTCCCACTGGTAGGTTCCTTCGTAAACGTAGGAGCCAGCATAGTCCCGGCAGTGGCATTTTTAACCACTCTAACCATGGTAGGTATTGTAACCTTTCCTTTGGAAAGCAAGGAATTTGGTGTTAAGTTTACATTAGCCCGCAATATTCTTAGTTTTGTATTTGCCATGGGTATAGCATTAGTGATGGGGGTGATTATGTGA
- a CDS encoding cupin domain-containing protein has translation MLEKKYNYSIIDDKRIERIIDDENINLNHMVLPKGAALPEHYSNSNVYMIIVRGTLTIRLDEEKAHEYQRGQIINIPYNVKMNVGNNYDEVLEFFVVKSPNPKNYRG, from the coding sequence ATGTTGGAGAAAAAGTATAACTATAGCATCATAGATGACAAAAGAATTGAAAGAATCATAGACGATGAAAATATTAATTTAAATCATATGGTGCTACCTAAGGGAGCGGCTTTGCCAGAGCATTATTCAAACTCCAATGTGTATATGATTATTGTTAGGGGAACCTTGACCATACGGTTGGATGAGGAGAAAGCTCATGAGTATCAAAGGGGTCAAATAATTAATATACCTTACAATGTAAAGATGAATGTGGGAAACAACTACGATGAAGTATTGGAATTCTTTGTAGTGAAGTCACCAAATCCGAAAAATTATAGGGGGTGA
- a CDS encoding Crp/Fnr family transcriptional regulator, with protein sequence MSIKNYINILTLTGLFNGFSSSELLNIFEKNQYIISKHKKNNIIHFESEKCIYWDIILKGEVIIQKIDEKGNVLTVTEFKVGDNIGGNLLFSKQPYYPMSVLSKSNVDILHINKKLVLELCQNNQDFLIRFLTCISDKTAILTSKIKSISMKTIRESIVEFLKYEYYAQNNPKIKINMTKKELAEKLGVQRTSLSRELGKMKKDGLVLYDQKTITICDLKMIKKT encoded by the coding sequence ATGAGTATAAAAAACTATATAAACATTTTAACTTTGACGGGGCTTTTTAACGGATTTTCTTCTTCTGAACTTCTTAATATATTTGAAAAAAATCAATATATCATTTCCAAGCATAAGAAAAATAATATCATTCATTTTGAAAGTGAAAAATGTATTTATTGGGATATTATTTTAAAAGGAGAAGTTATCATTCAAAAGATTGATGAAAAGGGTAATGTCTTGACGGTTACCGAATTTAAGGTAGGGGATAATATAGGAGGCAATCTATTATTTTCAAAACAACCCTATTATCCTATGAGTGTCCTATCAAAATCAAATGTAGACATATTACACATTAATAAAAAACTGGTTTTAGAATTATGTCAAAATAACCAAGATTTTTTAATCCGGTTTTTGACTTGTATTTCAGATAAAACCGCTATTCTCACAAGTAAAATAAAATCTATCTCAATGAAAACCATAAGAGAATCTATCGTCGAGTTTTTAAAATATGAATACTACGCTCAAAATAATCCAAAGATAAAAATCAATATGACAAAAAAGGAATTGGCTGAAAAATTAGGGGTGCAAAGGACCTCCCTATCTCGAGAGCTTGGTAAAATGAAAAAAGATGGCTTGGTTTTGTATGATCAAAAAACCATTACCATCTGTGATTTGAAAATGATTAAAAAAACTTAG
- a CDS encoding DUF218 domain-containing protein codes for MRISTGLRIRRFIRWIKKVLLISVATVVVSIVTVFGINNYVQVSVKDKIIPSVEDIDFKADCILILGAGIWNNSTPSHMLEDRLLQGIELYDMGASDRLLMSGDHGRKEYDEVNVMKKFAIDLGVPSEHIFMDHAGFSTYESIYRARDIFKAEKIFIVTQEYHLYRALYVAKSLGLEAYGVPSDPRQYIGQDYRNAREVLARVKDFTYGIFKPKPKYIGEVIPVSGDGNLTND; via the coding sequence ATGAGAATTTCTACAGGGCTAAGAATAAGAAGATTTATAAGATGGATAAAAAAGGTCTTATTAATCAGTGTAGCAACTGTTGTTGTAAGCATAGTAACCGTATTTGGCATAAATAATTATGTGCAAGTATCTGTTAAGGATAAGATTATTCCTAGTGTAGAGGATATAGATTTTAAGGCGGATTGCATACTTATTCTTGGAGCAGGTATTTGGAATAACAGTACCCCAAGCCATATGTTAGAAGATAGATTGCTACAAGGAATTGAGTTATATGATATGGGTGCATCAGATAGGTTATTAATGAGTGGAGATCATGGGAGAAAAGAATACGACGAAGTCAACGTGATGAAGAAATTTGCCATAGACTTAGGAGTACCATCGGAACATATTTTTATGGATCATGCAGGTTTTTCTACGTATGAAAGTATATATAGGGCAAGGGATATCTTTAAGGCAGAAAAGATTTTCATAGTAACTCAGGAATATCATTTATATCGTGCCCTATATGTAGCTAAAAGTTTAGGTCTTGAAGCTTATGGGGTACCTTCTGATCCAAGGCAGTACATAGGACAAGATTATAGGAATGCTCGGGAAGTGTTGGCAAGGGTAAAGGATTTCACATATGGGATTTTTAAGCCTAAACCTAAATATATAGGGGAGGTAATACCAGTAAGCGGGGACGGAAATTTGACCAACGATTAA
- the hydF gene encoding [FeFe] hydrogenase H-cluster maturation GTPase HydF — MGLNKTPSANRVHIGFFGRRNVGKSSIVNAIIGQDLAVVSNIKGTTTDPIYKSMELLPLGPVMIIDTPGIDDEGELGELRIKKTHQVLNKIDIAILVIDATLGKASEDKELITLFEKRDINYIVVYNKSDLVAEKISGNDKEIYVSAITKYNIESLKGKIANIESTRGSDRRIVQDLISPSDFVVLVTPIDKAAPKGRLILPQQQTIRDILDANAIAIVVKETELKETLRNLGKKPRLVITDSQVFNKVSYDTPKDIPLTSFSILFARYKGSLESAVRGAKTLESLKNDDAILISEGCTHHRQCEDIGTVKLPDWIRDYTKKQLDYQFTSGTQFPEDLSKYKLIIHCGGCMLNEREMKYRIKSAQDQNIPITNYGILIAHMEGILERSIEMF; from the coding sequence ATGGGACTTAATAAGACGCCATCTGCAAATAGAGTTCATATCGGGTTTTTTGGAAGAAGAAACGTAGGCAAATCTAGTATCGTTAATGCCATTATAGGGCAGGACCTTGCTGTTGTCTCCAATATAAAAGGGACCACCACGGACCCCATCTATAAATCTATGGAACTTTTACCCCTAGGTCCTGTGATGATTATCGATACCCCTGGAATCGATGATGAAGGGGAACTAGGAGAACTACGAATAAAAAAGACCCATCAGGTTCTTAATAAAATTGATATTGCAATACTTGTGATTGATGCTACACTGGGTAAGGCTTCAGAAGATAAAGAATTAATCACCTTATTTGAAAAAAGGGATATTAATTATATTGTAGTTTATAATAAATCCGATTTGGTAGCTGAAAAGATATCAGGAAATGATAAGGAAATCTACGTTAGCGCTATAACCAAATACAATATTGAAAGCCTAAAAGGAAAAATCGCCAATATAGAATCAACACGGGGATCAGACCGCAGAATTGTTCAGGACCTCATTAGCCCCTCGGATTTTGTTGTCCTAGTAACACCCATAGATAAGGCCGCTCCTAAGGGACGGCTTATACTACCACAGCAGCAAACCATCCGTGATATTCTAGATGCTAATGCTATAGCCATTGTAGTAAAGGAAACCGAACTAAAGGAAACCTTAAGAAACTTGGGGAAAAAGCCAAGGCTGGTGATTACCGACAGTCAGGTATTTAATAAGGTATCCTATGATACCCCAAAAGATATCCCCCTAACTTCTTTTTCCATTCTTTTTGCAAGATATAAGGGTAGTCTGGAATCTGCAGTAAGGGGAGCAAAAACATTAGAATCCCTAAAAAATGATGATGCTATCCTTATCTCTGAGGGCTGTACCCACCATAGACAATGCGAAGATATCGGCACAGTAAAACTTCCGGACTGGATTAGAGATTACACGAAGAAACAACTTGATTACCAGTTTACATCGGGGACGCAGTTCCCCGAGGATTTATCCAAATACAAGCTTATTATCCACTGCGGTGGCTGTATGTTAAATGAAAGAGAGATGAAATATCGAATAAAATCTGCCCAAGATCAAAATATACCCATAACCAATTATGGTATACTAATAGCCCATATGGAGGGAATTTTAGAAAGAAGCATAGAAATGTTTTAA
- the hydG gene encoding [FeFe] hydrogenase H-cluster radical SAM maturase HydG has translation MYNPKSPKAEEFISHEEILDTLEYADKNKNNVEFIDKILEKAKLRKGLSYREALVLLDCEIEEKNQEIYALAEQIKKDFYGNRIVMFAPLYLSNYCINGCVYCPYHMKNKHIARKKMTQEEIRKEVIALQDMGHKRLAIESGEDPVNNPIEYILESIDTIYSIKHKNGAIRRVNVNIAATTVENYKRLHEAGIGTYILFQETYHKKSYEKLHPTGPKHDYAYHTEAMDRAMKGGIDDVGLGVLFGLELYRYEFAGLLMHAEHLEATFGVGPHTISVPRIRKADDIDPSAFNNGISDDIFAKIVACIRIAVPYTGIIVSTRESKACRERVLHLGVSQISGGSKTSVGGYSDTEIEDEGTEQFDTSDKRTLDEVVKWLIELGYIPSFCTACYREGRTGDRFMSLIKSGQIQNCCHPNALMTLKEYVEDYASLKTQKIGEALIQKEIENIPKEKVKNIARQNIIDIENGSRDFRF, from the coding sequence ATGTATAATCCAAAATCACCAAAAGCAGAAGAATTTATTTCTCATGAAGAAATCCTTGACACCCTTGAGTACGCTGACAAGAACAAAAACAATGTAGAGTTTATTGACAAAATCCTCGAAAAGGCAAAACTTAGAAAAGGTCTAAGCTATAGAGAGGCCTTGGTTTTACTTGATTGTGAAATCGAAGAAAAAAATCAGGAGATTTATGCCCTAGCGGAACAAATTAAAAAGGACTTTTATGGCAATCGTATTGTTATGTTTGCCCCTTTATACCTTTCCAATTACTGCATAAATGGCTGTGTATACTGCCCCTATCATATGAAAAACAAGCATATAGCAAGGAAGAAAATGACCCAGGAAGAGATTCGAAAAGAAGTAATTGCCCTACAGGATATGGGGCATAAGCGCCTTGCTATAGAATCAGGAGAAGACCCCGTCAACAATCCTATCGAATATATTTTAGAATCTATTGATACCATCTATAGTATAAAACATAAAAACGGTGCCATAAGACGGGTTAACGTTAATATTGCGGCAACCACCGTTGAAAACTATAAAAGGCTGCATGAAGCGGGTATTGGTACATACATCCTTTTCCAAGAAACATATCATAAGAAGAGCTATGAAAAACTTCACCCTACAGGTCCAAAACATGATTATGCCTACCATACCGAAGCAATGGACAGAGCCATGAAAGGAGGCATAGATGATGTGGGGCTAGGGGTATTATTTGGTCTTGAATTATATCGGTACGAATTTGCCGGCCTACTCATGCATGCAGAACATCTAGAGGCTACTTTTGGAGTAGGCCCCCATACCATCAGTGTGCCGAGGATTCGAAAGGCCGATGATATTGACCCTAGTGCCTTTAACAATGGGATAAGTGATGATATATTTGCTAAAATAGTAGCATGCATTCGTATTGCAGTGCCCTATACAGGAATCATCGTATCCACCAGGGAAAGTAAAGCTTGTAGAGAACGGGTATTGCATCTAGGAGTTTCCCAAATCAGCGGTGGTTCTAAAACCAGTGTTGGGGGTTATTCAGATACTGAGATAGAGGATGAGGGTACTGAACAATTCGATACTAGTGATAAAAGAACTTTAGATGAGGTTGTCAAATGGTTGATAGAGTTAGGATATATCCCAAGCTTTTGTACTGCCTGCTATAGGGAAGGTAGAACAGGGGATAGATTTATGAGTCTAATAAAAAGCGGACAAATTCAAAACTGCTGCCATCCTAATGCTCTGATGACTCTTAAAGAATATGTAGAAGATTATGCCAGTCTCAAAACACAAAAAATCGGTGAAGCCTTAATTCAAAAAGAAATAGAAAATATACCAAAGGAGAAGGTAAAAAACATAGCAAGGCAAAACATTATCGATATAGAAAATGGCAGCCGTGACTTTAGATTCTAG
- a CDS encoding iron-only hydrogenase system regulator: METRVAIIGIIVESSESVEKLNNILHDYGRYIIGRMGLPYREKNINIISIAIDAPQDIVSALSGKLGRLSGISTKTAYSKISYKIE; the protein is encoded by the coding sequence ATGGAAACTAGAGTTGCTATTATAGGAATAATTGTAGAAAGCAGTGAATCTGTTGAAAAACTAAATAATATTCTTCATGATTATGGTCGATATATTATTGGAAGAATGGGTTTACCTTACCGTGAAAAAAACATTAATATTATAAGCATTGCAATTGATGCACCACAGGATATAGTCAGTGCCCTTTCCGGAAAGCTAGGTAGGCTTTCCGGAATCAGTACAAAGACTGCATACTCAAAGATATCATATAAAATAGAATAA